A stretch of Prunus dulcis chromosome 6, ALMONDv2, whole genome shotgun sequence DNA encodes these proteins:
- the LOC117631366 gene encoding abscisic acid 8'-hydroxylase 2 isoform X1 — MQLFCSSLLTPPFSQSDFVLLLIPALLLLGLVLQWRHPKHKRLPPGSMGWPYIGETLRLYTENPNSFFSSRQKRYGNIFKTHVLGCPCVMITSPEAARMVLVSQAHLFKPTYPRSKERMIGPEAIFFHQGAYHASLKKLVQAALLPCAIKGSVSEIEQIVLRLLPTWENSSINTLQEMKRFAFDVAMISAFGNNRDFEMEGIKHLYQCLEKGYNSMPLDLPGTPFHKAMKARKLLNETLRGLIAKRRKSDGEESGGLLRVLLGKDHNKPNLQLSDSQIADNIIGVIFAAHDTTASILTWLIKYLHDNADLLEAVTREQEGIRRKLFAENRGLTWDDTKHMPLTSRVIQETLRTASILSFTFREAVEDVEFEGYFIPKGWKVLPLFRSIHHCADFFPHPEKFDPSRFEVPPKPNTFMPFGNGVHSCPGNELAKLEMLILLHHLTIAYRWHVTGDEDGIQYGPFPVPKQGLPITVVPRSKIVS, encoded by the exons ATGCAACTTTTCTGCTCATCATTACTAACACCACCTTTTTCACAGTCtgattttgttcttcttttgattcCAGCCCTTCTGCTCTTAGGCCTCGTCCTCCAATGGCGCCACCCCAAACACAAGCGCCTGCCCCCTGGCTCAATGGGCTGGCCTTATATTGGAGAGACTCTCAGGCTTTACACTGAAAACCCAAATTCATTCTTCTCCAGCAGGCAAAAACG gtatggaaatatatttaagaCCCATGTTTTGGGGTGCCCCTGCGTAATGATTACAAGCCCAGAAGCAGCAAGAATGGTTCTTGTGAGCCAGGCGCATCTGTTCAAACCAACTTATCCAAGAAGCAAAGAGAGAATGATAGGACCAGAAGCCATATTTTTCCACCAAGGGGCCTACCATGCAAGTCTGAAGAAGCTGGTTCAGGCTGCCCTTTTGCCCTGTGCAATAAAAGGGTCAGTTTCAGAGATTGAGCAAATTGTTCTAAGGCTTCTACCCACTTGGGAAAACAGCAGCATCAACACTTTGCAAGAGATGAAGAgg TTTGCTTTTGATGTGGCAATGATTTCAGCCTTCGGCAACAATAGGGACTTTGAAATGGAAGGAATTAAACATCTGTATCAATGCCTTGAGAAGGGCTATAATTCTATGCCTCTTGATCTACCTGGAACTCCTTTTCACAAAGCCATGAAG GCAAGGAAGCTTCTCAATGAGACGTTGAGGGGATTGATAGCGAAGAGAAGGAAGAGTGATGGGGAAGAAAGTGGTGGCTTGCTGAGAGTACTGTTGGGAAAGGACCACAATAAGCCTAACCTGCAGCTTAGTGATTCTCAAATTGCTGACAATATCATTGGGGTTATCTTTGCTGCTCATGACACTACTGCAAGTATCCTAACGTGGCTCATCAAATATCTGCACGATAATGCCGATCTCCTAGAAGCTGTCACT AGAGAACAAGAAGGAATTCGACGCAAATTATTCGCTGAGAATCGTGGGCTTACGTGGGATGATACTAAACACATGCCTTTAACAAGTCGG GTGATTCAAGAAACTCTAAGAACAGCAAGTATACTGTCGTTCACATTCAGAGAAGCAGTGGAAGACGTGGAGTTTGAGGGTTATTTTATCCCTAAAGGTTGGAAGGTGCTGCCTCTATTCAGAAGCATTCATCACTGTGCTGATTTCTTCCCGCATCCCGAAAAATTTGACCCTTCAAGATTTGAG GTGCCACCAAAACCAAACACTTTCATGCCCTTCGGGAATGGCGTGCATTCTTGTCCAGGCAATGAGCTGGCCAAGCTTGAGATGCTCATCCTCCTCCACCATCTCACCATTGCTTacag GTGGCACGTGACAGGAGATGAGGATGGGATACAATATGGCCCTTTCCCAGTACCCAAACAGGGATTACCAATAACAGTAGTCCCAAGGAGCAAGATTGTGAGTTGA
- the LOC117631366 gene encoding abscisic acid 8'-hydroxylase 2 isoform X2, protein MQLFCSSLLTPPFSQSDFVLLLIPALLLLGLVLQWRHPKHKRLPPGSMGWPYIGETLRLYTENPNSFFSSRQKRYGNIFKTHVLGCPCVMITSPEAARMVLVSQAHLFKPTYPRSKERMIGPEAIFFHQGAYHASLKKLVQAALLPCAIKGSVSEIEQIVLRLLPTWENSSINTLQEMKRFAFDVAMISAFGNNRDFEMEGIKHLYQCLEKGYNSMPLDLPGTPFHKAMKARKLLNETLRGLIAKRRKSDGEESGGLLRVLLGKDHNKPNLQLSDSQIADNIIGVIFAAHDTTASILTWLIKYLHDNADLLEAVTREQEGIRRKLFAENRGLTWDDTKHMPLTSRVIQETLRTASILSFTFREAVEDVEFEGYFIPKGWKVLPLFRSIHHCADFFPHPEKFDPSRFECRCHQNQTLSCPSGMACILVQAMSWPSLRCSSSSTISPLLTGGT, encoded by the exons ATGCAACTTTTCTGCTCATCATTACTAACACCACCTTTTTCACAGTCtgattttgttcttcttttgattcCAGCCCTTCTGCTCTTAGGCCTCGTCCTCCAATGGCGCCACCCCAAACACAAGCGCCTGCCCCCTGGCTCAATGGGCTGGCCTTATATTGGAGAGACTCTCAGGCTTTACACTGAAAACCCAAATTCATTCTTCTCCAGCAGGCAAAAACG gtatggaaatatatttaagaCCCATGTTTTGGGGTGCCCCTGCGTAATGATTACAAGCCCAGAAGCAGCAAGAATGGTTCTTGTGAGCCAGGCGCATCTGTTCAAACCAACTTATCCAAGAAGCAAAGAGAGAATGATAGGACCAGAAGCCATATTTTTCCACCAAGGGGCCTACCATGCAAGTCTGAAGAAGCTGGTTCAGGCTGCCCTTTTGCCCTGTGCAATAAAAGGGTCAGTTTCAGAGATTGAGCAAATTGTTCTAAGGCTTCTACCCACTTGGGAAAACAGCAGCATCAACACTTTGCAAGAGATGAAGAgg TTTGCTTTTGATGTGGCAATGATTTCAGCCTTCGGCAACAATAGGGACTTTGAAATGGAAGGAATTAAACATCTGTATCAATGCCTTGAGAAGGGCTATAATTCTATGCCTCTTGATCTACCTGGAACTCCTTTTCACAAAGCCATGAAG GCAAGGAAGCTTCTCAATGAGACGTTGAGGGGATTGATAGCGAAGAGAAGGAAGAGTGATGGGGAAGAAAGTGGTGGCTTGCTGAGAGTACTGTTGGGAAAGGACCACAATAAGCCTAACCTGCAGCTTAGTGATTCTCAAATTGCTGACAATATCATTGGGGTTATCTTTGCTGCTCATGACACTACTGCAAGTATCCTAACGTGGCTCATCAAATATCTGCACGATAATGCCGATCTCCTAGAAGCTGTCACT AGAGAACAAGAAGGAATTCGACGCAAATTATTCGCTGAGAATCGTGGGCTTACGTGGGATGATACTAAACACATGCCTTTAACAAGTCGG GTGATTCAAGAAACTCTAAGAACAGCAAGTATACTGTCGTTCACATTCAGAGAAGCAGTGGAAGACGTGGAGTTTGAGGGTTATTTTATCCCTAAAGGTTGGAAGGTGCTGCCTCTATTCAGAAGCATTCATCACTGTGCTGATTTCTTCCCGCATCCCGAAAAATTTGACCCTTCAAGATTTGAG TGCAGGTGCCACCAAAACCAAACACTTTCATGCCCTTCGGGAATGGCGTGCATTCTTGTCCAGGCAATGAGCTGGCCAAGCTTGAGATGCTCATCCTCCTCCACCATCTCACCATTGCTTacag GTGGCACGTGA
- the LOC117631731 gene encoding uncharacterized protein LOC117631731: protein MEAKSMFLHSKTIPFCSAFTDRPNFSLRPFRKHLQGNSINHSSHLHHSLKPLKNPSNLCLSQNPFSSSPTRTRRSAHLLPPLKCSYSSTSSSESQTRLLKLLKNISFDSFKATLFKLTPFDVIKWSGIFSIAIAATKGTVNLLLSPFFWMYFSWTWMFWPWFLALSIGVYGLYCFRKHLQGEASIFEQLAIVTSVFSWLTLVPPAHFNGFLEGWPYVFFFVYHYFFFFNVSVRKRLYGDYYARPHDPKWDVSPPKWLRLLFCAGVMAGHWLAAFEGPELHRIPGGWSNVGIWILILVTLLVQYNSTLYLAKYSEKVVVPTAVVQFGPYRWVRHPIYSSTMLVFATYFIALRAPLSLLFIVAVCSLYYDQKAKLEEALMVETFGERYVEYASKVRYKFVPFIY from the coding sequence ATGGAAGCCAAGTCAATGTTCCTACATTCCAAAACAATCCCATTCTGTTCTGCTTTCACTGATAGACCCAACTTCTCTCTCAGACCTTTTCGTAAACACCTACAGGGCAATTCAATAAACCACAGCTCTCACTTACACCATAGCCTTAAACCCCTCAAGAACCCATCAAATTTATGTctttcacaaaacccattCTCATCATCaccaacaagaacaagaagaagcgCCCATTTGTTACCTCCGCTCAAATGCTCATACTCCAGCACCTCAAGCTCAGAATCTCAAACCCGATTGCTAAAACTCCTCaaaaatatttcctttgaTTCATTCAAAGCTACCCTTTTTAAATTAACCCCTTTTGATGTCATCAAGTGGTCTGGAATCTTTTCCATTGCAATTGCAGCCACAAAAGGGACTGTCAATTTGCTCTTGAGCCCCTTTTTCTGGATGTACTTTAGCTGGACTTGGATGTTTTGGCCTTGGTTTCTGGCTCTATCAATCGGGGTTTACGGGTTATACTGCTTTCGGAAGCATTTGCAAGGTGAAGCCAGCATCTTTGAGCAACTTGCCATTGTCACTTCAGTGTTTTCTTGGCTCACACTAGTCCCACCTGCCCATTTCAATGGCTTCCTTGAAGGTTGGCCTTATGTGTTCTTCTTTGTCTACCattacttctttttcttcaatgttAGCGTGAGGAAACGGTTATATGGAGATTACTATGCTCGCCCGCATGACCCCAAGTGGGATGTGAGCCCACCAAAGTGGTTGCGCCTTTTGTTCTGTGCCGGGGTCATGGCTGGTCACTGGCTGGCTGCATTTGAAGGGCCAGAGCTTCACCGCATTCCTGGCGGGTGGAGCAATGTAGGTATTTGGATTTTGATATTGGTGACTCTGCTAGTGCAATATAACTCAACATTGTATCTTGCAAAGTATTCAGAAAAGGTGGTGGTGCCAACTGCTGTTGTACAGTTTGGGCCTTACCGGTGGGTACGCCATCCAATATATTCATCTACGATGCTTGTGTTTGCCACATATTTCATTGCGCTTCGAGCACCTTTGAGCTTGCTATTCATCGTAGCAGTTTGTTCGTTGTACTATGATCAGAAGGCAAAACTGGAGGAGGCTTTGATGGTTGAGACTTTTGGGGAGAGGTATGTGGAGTATGCGAGTAAAGTTAGGTACAAGTTCGTTCCTTTTATCTATTAG
- the LOC117630768 gene encoding ATP-dependent zinc metalloprotease FTSH 10, mitochondrial-like, with amino-acid sequence MIFSRIGRSFSRSSRSRNSIYGSGRSAALNGNEAILGVPRLGSYLGPVDGDLGFLRSYFASSIAAHKACVSDFSYILGNPKLRRHFSSEAPKKKNYENFYPKEKKEIPKGDEQKSESKDDSKADDQGSFQETFLRQFQNLITPLLVIGLFLSSFSFGSPDQQQISFQEFKNKLLEPGLVDHIVVSNKSVAKVYVRSSPRSQTSDEVVQGPINGNPARANGGQYKYYFNIGSVESFEEKLEDAQEALGIDPHDYVPVTYVSEMVWYQELMRFAPTLLLLASLLFMGRRMQGGLGIGGSGGRGGRGIFNIGKAQVTKVDKNAKNKIYFKDVAGCDEAKQEIMEFVHFLKNPKKYEDLGAKIPKGALLVGPPGTGKTLLAKATAGESGVPFLSISGSDFMEMFVGVGPSRVRNLFQEARQCAPSIIFIDEIDAIGRARGRGGFSGSNDERESTLNQLLVEMDGFGTTAGVVVLAGTNRPDILDKALLRPGRFDRQISIDKPDIKGRDQIFQIYLKKIKLDHEPSYYSQRLAALTPGFAGADIANVCNEGALIAARNESALVTMQHFEAAIDRIIGGLEKKNKVISKLERRTVAYHESGHAVTGWFLEYAEPLLKVTIVPRGTAALGFAQYVPNENLLMTKEQLFDMTCMTLGGRAAEQVLLGKISTGAQNDLEKVTKMTYAQVAVYGFSDKVGLLSFPQRDDGFEMAKPYSSKTGAIIDSEVREWVGKAYTRTVEIIEEHKEQVAQIAELLLEKEVLHQDDLLRVLGERPFKSSEVTNYDRFKEGFEEKDDEKIVEIPLVGSEEDGSSPLEPQVLPT; translated from the exons ATGATTTTTTCTCGGATTGGTCGCTCCTTTTCTCGATCTTCTCGCTCCAGA AATTCGATATATGGAAGTGGGCGATCGGCGGCTCTGAATGGAAATGAAGCGATTTTGGGTGTACCACGTCTTGGTTCGTATCTGGGTCCGGTAGAtggggatttagggtttttgaggTCTTATTTTGCTTCATCAATAGCAGCCCACAAGGCCTGCGTTTCTGATTTCAGTTACATTCTTGGAAACCCTAAGCTTCGCAGACATTTTTCTAGTGAAGccccaaagaaaaaga ATTATGAGAACTTCTATCCcaaggaaaagaaggaaattcCCAAAGGAGATGAGCAGAAATCAGAGTCCAAAG ATGACTCAAAGGCAGATGATCAGGGGAGTTTTCAGGAAACTTTCTTGAGGCAGTTTCAAAATTTAATCACCCCTTTATTGGTCATTGGGCTATTTCTTTCCTCCTTCTCCTTTGGTTCTCCTGATCAGCAACAG ATAAGTTTCCAAGAGTTCAAAAACAAACTTCTGGAACCAGGCTTAGTGGATCATATAGTTGTTTCTAACAAATCAGTTGCAAAAGTATATGTGCGTAGTTCACCACGCAGTCAAACAAGTGATGAAGTTGTCCAAGGACCCATTAATGGTAACCCTGCTCGTGCAAATGGGGGCCAGTACAAATACTATTTCAATATTGGAAGTGTTGAATCTTTTGAGGAGAAGTTGGAGGATGCACAGGAAGCATTGGGAATAGACCCTCATGATTATGTTCCTGTTACATATGTCTCTGAAATGGTTTGGTACCAAGAATTGATGAGATTTGCACCAACACTACTGCTTCTGGCATCCCTCTTGTTTATGGGGCGTAGAATGCAGGGTGGACTAGGCATTGGCGGTTCTGGTGGACGAGGTGGCCGTGGTATCTTCAACATAGGAAAGGCTCAAGTTACAAAAGTAGATAAAAATGCAAAGAATAAG ATCTACTTTAAAGATGTTGCCGGGTGCGATGAAGCAAAGCAGGAAATCATGGAATTTGTTCACTTCCTCAAGAACCCTAAGAAATATGAGGACTTGGGAGCCAAAATTCCCAAAGGCGCTCTATTAGTAGGCCCTCCAGGCACTGGAAAGACTCTTCTAGCGAAAGCAACTGCAGGGGAATCTGGTGTTCCGTTTCTATCTATATCTGGTTCAGACTTCATGGAGATGTTTGTTGGTGTCGGACCATCTAGAGTTAGAAACTTGTTTCAGGAAGCAAGGCAATGTGCTCCTAGTATTATATTTATTGATGAGATTGATGCAATTGGTCGAGCAAGGGGGCGTGGGGGCTTCTCAGGTTCCAATGACGAGCGTGAAAGTACTCTAAATCAGTTGCTGGTAGAAATGGATGGCTTTGGAACAACTGCTGGAGTAGTTGTGCTTGCTGGCACCAATAGGCCTGATATTTTGGACAAAGCCTTATTGAGGCCTGGTCGATTTGATCGCCAAATTTCTATTGATAAACCTGATATTAAAGGTCGCGACCAGATATTTCAGATATACctgaaaaaaatcaaacttgaTCATGAACCATCATACTACTCTCAAAGACTTGCAGCCCTGACTCCAGGGTTTGCTGGAGCAGACATTGCAAATGTTTGCAACGAAGGTGCTCTAATTGCTGCAAGGAATGAGAGTGCACTGGTCACGATGCAGCATTTTGAGGCGGCTATAGATAGGATTATTGGTggtttggagaagaagaacaag GTTATAAGCAAGCTCGAACGCCGCACAGTTGCCTACCATGAGTCAGGGCATGCTGTTACAGGCTGGTTCTTAGAATATGCAGAACCATTGTTGAAAGTGACCATTGTTCCTCGAGGTACTGCTGCACTTGGGTTCGCCCAGTATGTTCCGAACGAAAACCTCCTCATGACCAAGGAGCAGCTTTTTGATATGACCTGCATGACCCTTGGTGGTAGGGCAGCTGAACAG GTTCTGTTGGGAAAAATCTCGACGGGAGCCCAAAACGACTTGGAGAAAGTGACAAAGATGACCTATGCCCAAGTTGCAGTCTATGGTTTTAGTGACAAGGTGGGTCTCCTTTCTTTCCCTCAAAGGGACGATGGGTTTGAGATGGCAAAGCCCTACAGCAGCAAGACGGGGGCCATTATTGATAGTGAAGTGCGAGAATGGGTGGGTAAGGCGTATACACGCACAGTTGAAATCATAGAGGAACATAAAGAGCAAGTAGCTCAAATTGCAGAACTGTTGCTTGAAAAGGAAGTTCTTCACCAAGATGACCTTCTCCGGGTGTTGGGGGAGCGACCATTTAAATCAAGCGAAGTCACCAACTATGATAGATTTAAGGAAGGTTTTGAAGAGAAAGACGATGAGAAAATAGTGGAGATTCCACTAGTTGGGTCCGAGGAAGATGGCTCTTCGCCCCTTGAGCCCCAGGTTCTGCCTACTTAG
- the LOC117632215 gene encoding uncharacterized protein LOC117632215 isoform X1, translating to MDFQNQYQQADQMPKYECLLFDLDDTLYPLSSGMSKQCTKNIEEYMVQKLGIAETTVTQLNQMLYKNYGTSMAGLRAIGYNFDNDDYHSFVHGRLPYEVLRPDHVLRTLLLSLPYRKLIFSNGDKFHVAKTLSKLGLKDCFEGVICFETLNPISDNEDSKSTGCRNVFDHSCLFDAGSALPVTPVVCKPFANAYEQAFQKANINPQTTLFFDDSIRNIQAGKDMGLHTVLVGTSNRTKGVDYAIESIHNIREALPELWEINNKKDISRSFSGKLAMETSVTA from the exons ATGGATTTCCAAAACCAGTATCAGCAGGCTGATCAGATGCCAAAATATGAGTGTCTTCTCTTTG ATCTAGATGATACCCTTTATCCCTTGAGTTCTGGAATGTCTAAACAATGCACCAAGAATATTGAAG AATACATGGTTCAAAAACTAGGCATAGCGGAAACAACAGTCACTCAGCTTAATcaaatgttatacaagaatTATGGGACATCAATGGCTGGTCTAAGG GCCATTGGTTATAACTTTGACAATGATGACTACCATAG TTTTGTTCATGGAAGATTGCCCTATGAGGTACTTAGACCTGACCATGTCCTTAGGACTCTGCTGCTGAGCCTGCCGTATCGAAAACTC ATTTTCTCAAATGGGGACAAGTTCCATGTGGCAAAAACTCTTAGCAAGCTTGGATTGAAAGACTGTTTTGAAGGAGTTATATGTTTTGAGACTCTGAATCCCATCAGTGATAATGAAGACTCAAAGTCCACAGGCTGCAGAAACGTTTTTGACCATTCTTGTTTATTTGATGCTGGATCAGCACTTCCAGTGACTCCAGTTGTTTGCAAACCATTTGCAAATGCATATGAACAAGCCTTTCAGAAAGCCAATATTAACCCTCAAACAACT CTCTTCTTTGATGATAGCATCCGCAACATACAGGCTGGAAAGGATATGGGTCTTCATACTGTATTG GTGGGCACTTCCAACAGAACAAAGGGTGTGGATTATGCAATAGAGAGCATCCACAATATCAGAGAAGCACTGCCAGAGCTTTGGGAAATCAATAATAAGAAAGACATAAGCAGAAGCTTTTCTGGTAAGCTGGCAATGGAGACATCAGTGACTGCCTAA
- the LOC117632215 gene encoding uncharacterized protein LOC117632215 isoform X2, with product MDFQNQYQQADQMPKYECLLFDLDDTLYPLSSGMSKQCTKNIEEYMVQKLGIAETTVTQLNQMLYKNYGTSMAGLRAIGYNFDNDDYHSFVHGRLPYEVLRPDHVLRTLLLSLPYRKLIFSNGDKFHVAKTLSKLGLKDCFEGVICFETLNPISDNEDSKSTGSLPVTPVVCKPFANAYEQAFQKANINPQTTLFFDDSIRNIQAGKDMGLHTVLVGTSNRTKGVDYAIESIHNIREALPELWEINNKKDISRSFSGKLAMETSVTA from the exons ATGGATTTCCAAAACCAGTATCAGCAGGCTGATCAGATGCCAAAATATGAGTGTCTTCTCTTTG ATCTAGATGATACCCTTTATCCCTTGAGTTCTGGAATGTCTAAACAATGCACCAAGAATATTGAAG AATACATGGTTCAAAAACTAGGCATAGCGGAAACAACAGTCACTCAGCTTAATcaaatgttatacaagaatTATGGGACATCAATGGCTGGTCTAAGG GCCATTGGTTATAACTTTGACAATGATGACTACCATAG TTTTGTTCATGGAAGATTGCCCTATGAGGTACTTAGACCTGACCATGTCCTTAGGACTCTGCTGCTGAGCCTGCCGTATCGAAAACTC ATTTTCTCAAATGGGGACAAGTTCCATGTGGCAAAAACTCTTAGCAAGCTTGGATTGAAAGACTGTTTTGAAGGAGTTATATGTTTTGAGACTCTGAATCCCATCAGTGATAATGAAGACTCAAAGTCCACAGGCT CACTTCCAGTGACTCCAGTTGTTTGCAAACCATTTGCAAATGCATATGAACAAGCCTTTCAGAAAGCCAATATTAACCCTCAAACAACT CTCTTCTTTGATGATAGCATCCGCAACATACAGGCTGGAAAGGATATGGGTCTTCATACTGTATTG GTGGGCACTTCCAACAGAACAAAGGGTGTGGATTATGCAATAGAGAGCATCCACAATATCAGAGAAGCACTGCCAGAGCTTTGGGAAATCAATAATAAGAAAGACATAAGCAGAAGCTTTTCTGGTAAGCTGGCAATGGAGACATCAGTGACTGCCTAA